In Arvicola amphibius chromosome 1, mArvAmp1.2, whole genome shotgun sequence, one DNA window encodes the following:
- the Pram1 gene encoding PML-RARA-regulated adapter molecule 1, with the protein MGSNQDFRNLQAKFQASQEPGEPSRKPIKPEFNKLLKKFPQTELSEQPRKASQSELSTVSLKPLQLQFADIPKKASQSEGLRKSPQPEFKDFPRKPLYPEFTGLKKPSQDEFTDSKKPPQPQFASLPKPSQPEFTNLPKKLPKLEFGELPKKSPQLEAPQEPSISTQKPLISELSNPARPPVELKPTFPKKFWQPESSEAPLKSLPFESSTFPKKPLQPQAVGSSRKSLTQVESSEVPQTSKPGSSEFYPHLPEPDISTFPKKSLQSELNENFKKSPSLQATGCTQSPQQPMSYEVPQTPSWKPESCNPPSYSLQPDFHALPKKHPQLQLSDLTRTSSEPEVCKFPKKPQQPAPKVLPKKPSEQELGHLPRTSSEPEFSSLPRKFLQPQHGKFFQPDFPKGLPRKPKLPGSECSLPSAFEGSSPQFPLSPGYGVSGIPNWRSEDFQVQHPPQRRPLPSASSLGSPPAKPPLPPVPINIQSFRRASATATAVLKTGSSGTHFPAQPQQTMQNPDEIYELYDAVEATSDSSLSPRGRDGVPSTQQATRWPQQDAELRKNATQLQQLPPTDLKLLKQIRKAEKAEREFRKKFKFEGEIVIQTKMMIDPNAKTRRGGGKHLGIRRGEILEVIEFTNKDEMLCRDPKGKYGYVPRTALLPLETEVYDDVSFGDPLDNQPFPQGQ; encoded by the exons ATG GGAAGCAATCAGGACTTCCGAAACCTCCAAGCTAAGTTCCAGGCCTCTCAAGAGCCTGGAGAACCATCCAGAAAACCCATAAAGCCTGAGTTCAACAAACTCCTGAAGAAGTTTCCACAGACTGAGTTAAGTGAGCAGCCCAGGAAGGCCTCAcagtctgagctcagcacagtgtCCTTGAAACCCCTGCAGCTGCAGTTTGCGGACATCCCCAAGAAGGCCTCACAGTCAGAGGGTCTCAGAAAGTCACCACAGCCTGAGTTCAAAGATTTCCCAAGGAAGCCTCTATATCCAGAGTTCACTGGTCTCAAGAAGCCCTCACAGGATGAGTTCACAGATTCCAAGAAGCCCCCACAGCCCCAGTTTGCCAGCCTCCCTAAGCCCTCACAGCCTGAGTTTACTAATCTCCCCAAGAAGCTTCCCAAACTCGAGTTTGGTGAACTCCCCAAGAAGTCTCCACAGCTTGAGGCACCCCAGGAGCCTAGTATATCTACCCAGAAGCCCCTGATATCTGAGCTCAGCAATCCTGCCAGGCCCCCAGTAGAGCTCAAACCTACATTTCCCAAGAAGTTCTGGCAGCCTGAATCCAGTGAGGCCCCTCTGAAGTCCTTGCCATTCGAGTCCAGTACTTTTCCCAAGAAGCCACTGCAGCCTCAGGCTGTTGGTTCCTCTAGGAAGTCCCTGACACAGGTAGAGTCCAGCGAAGTTCCTCAGACATCCAAGCCTGGGTCCAGTGAGTTTTACCCCCACTTGCCAGAGCCTGACATCAGTACCTTTCCCAAGAAGTCCCTGCAGTCTGAGCTCAATGAGAATTTCAAGAAATCTCCATCTCTTCAGGCCACTGGTTGCACACAGTCTCCACAGCAGCCCATGTCCTATGAGGTCCCCCAGACACCCTCCTGGAAGCCTGAGTCATGTAATCCCCCATCTTACTCCCTGCAGCCGGACTTCCATGCATTGCCCAAGAAGCATCCACAGCTCCAGCTAAGTGACCTTACCAGGACATCCTCGGAGCCCGAAGTCTGCAAATTTCCCAAGAAGCCTCAGCAGCCAGCCCCCAAAGTGCTTCCTAAGAAGCCCTCGGAGCAGGAACTGGGTCATCTCCCTAGAACATCCTCGGAGCCTGAGTTCAGCTCGCTCCCCAGGAAGTTTCTGCAGCCTCAACATGGCAAGTTCTTCCAGCCTGACTTTCCCAAGGGTCTGCCCAGAAAGCCTAAACTTCCTGGTTCAGAGTGCTCCCTGCCCTCTGCCTTTGAGGGTTCCAGCCCCCAGTTCCCCCTCAGCCCTGGGTATGGAGTCTCTGGGATACCCAATTGGAGATCAGAAGACTTCCAAGTACAGCACCCACCCCAGCGAAGGCCTTTGCCTTCAGCCAGCAGCCTGGGATCTCCTCCAGCCAAGCCCCCATTACCACCTGTCCCCATCAATATCCAAAGCTTCCGGAGAGCCTCAGCAACGGCCACAG CTGTACTGAAGACTGGCTCTTCTGGGACCCACTTCCCAGCCCAACCTCAACAGACCATGCA GAACCCGGACGAAATCTATGAGCTGTATGATGCTGTGGAAGCCACAAGTGACTCTAGTCTCAGCCCCAGAGGCAGAG ATGGAGTGCCGTCTACCCAGCAAGCCACCAGATGGCCTCAGCAGGATGCAGAGCTCAG GAAGAACGCTACTCAACTACAGCAGCTGCCACCCACAGACCTCAAGCTGCTGAAACAgatcaggaaggcagagaaagctgAGAGAGAGTTTAGAAAGAAGTTCAAG TTTGAAGGTGAGATTGTGATTCAAACAAAGATGATGATTGACCCCAATGCCAAGACCCGGCGTGGGGGTGGCAAGCACCTGGGTATCCGCCGTGGAGAAATCCTGGAGGTGATCGAGTTTACTAACAAGGATGAGATGCTGTGCCGGGACCCTAAGGGCAAGT ATGGCTATGTACCCAGAACTGCACTGTTGCCCTT GGAAACAGAAGTATACGATGATGTCAGCTTTGGGG ACCCTCTGGACAACCAACCATTTCCTCAGGGACAGtaa